One region of Trichoderma breve strain T069 chromosome 7 map unlocalized scaffold00007, whole genome shotgun sequence genomic DNA includes:
- a CDS encoding triose-phosphate transporter family domain-containing protein: MSSSHSHSDHPHPHPHRRRSSIAIDTDATLTEPFPDFSPSVVTSPEFGREGASTSAFVQSSSSGVASAQVAGDSNSTEIEMEPILGHRRRKSSALNNTPQAAPAAAGAGGRKHLSAGLPDRSDLLEETGGSSSTSTNSGNDDDGHGRPSFSDEDLHSDEETGLSNKERARRQKKRRRITQLGQRIARDKSLSEEERQEADKDVVKKLLVNVVLILLWYFFSLSISLYNKWMFDEDRLNFAFPLFTTSMHMVVQFILSGLVLFFIPSLRPQKSHTSDMGRSRVGPCGAATGLDIGLGNTSLKFISLTFYTMCKSSSLAFVLLFAFAFGLEKPTWRLVAIIATMTMGVILMVFGEVEFKLGGFALVISAAFFSGFRWGLTQILLLRNPATSNPFSSIFFLTPVMFITLFSIAIPVEGFVPLWEGLKTLSAEWGTFMTPLFLLFPGCIAFCMTASEFALLQRTSVVTLSIAGIFKEVVTISAASVVFKDKLTLINFIGLITTMLAIIAYNYVKISKMREEAQVQVHVRVTDVDAGMSTSASDFENDDSAEETAGLLAQNMERGDALVTSDGDIQPNGVRSSHQRDASRDRLLRRDS; this comes from the exons ATGTCCTcctctcattctcattctgatcatcctcaccctcaccctcatcGACGCCGCTcctccatcgccattgaCACCGACGCCACCCTCACCGAGCCCTTCCCCGActtctctccctctgtcGTCACCTCCCCCGAGTTTGGACGAGAGGGCGCATCCACCAGCGCGTTCGTCCAGTCCTCGTCCTCGGGAGTCGCCTCTGCACAAGTGGCCGGtgacagcaacagcaccgaGATCGAGATGGAGCCCATTCTAGGACACAGGAGGCGAAAGAGCAGCGCCCTCAACAACACTCCCCAAGCcgcaccagcagctgccgGCGCTGGTGGCAGAAAACACCTTTCGGCCGGTTTGCCTGACCGCTCAGACTTGTTGGAGGAAACCGGaggaagcagcagcacatcGACCAACTCTGgaaacgacgacgatggccaCGGGAGGCCCAGCTTCAGCGATGAGGATCTACACAGTGACGAGGAGACGGGATTGAGCAACAAGGAGCGTGCCcggaggcagaagaagcgccGGAGAATAACACAGCTGGGACAGCGCATTGCGCGTGACAAGTCGTTGTcggaagaagagcgccagGAAGCAGACAAGGAcgtcgtcaagaagctgcttgtcaATGTCGTATTGATTCTGCTGTGGTACTTCTTTTCACTATCCATCTCGCTG TACAACAAGTGGATGTTTGACGAAGATCGCCTCAACTTTGCGTTCCCACTATTCACAACGTCGATGCACATGGTGGTGCAATTTATCCTCTccggcctcgtcctcttcttcattccgTCATTACGGCCGCAGAAATCCCACACATCCGACATGGGCAGATCCCG GGTTGGACCTTGCGGTGCTGCCACCGGTCTCGACATTGGCTTGGGAAATACTTCACTCAAGTTTATCAGCTTGACATTTTACA CCATGTGCAAGTCCTCCTCTCTCGCATTCGTTCTCCTGTTCGCATTCGCCTTTGGCCTCGAAAAGCCCACCTGGCGCCTCGTCGCCATCATTGCAACCATGACAATGGGCGTCATCCTCATGGTGTTCGGTGAAGTCGAATTCAAGCTCGGTGGCTTCGCTCTCGTCatttcagcagccttcttttCCGGCTTCCGCTGGGGCCTCACCCAgattctgcttcttcgcAACCCCGCGACTTCGAACCCCTtttccagcatcttcttccttaCGCCAGTCATGTTCATCACTCTGTTTTCCATTGCAATCCCTGTTGAGGGCTTCGTTCCTCTCTGGGAAGGCTTGAAGACTCTCAGCGCCGAATGGGGCACCTTCATGACGCCCTTGTTCCTTTTATTCCCAGGTTGTATCGCCTTTTGTATGACGGCATCCGAGTTCGCCTTGCTGCAGCGTACATCCGTCGTCACGCTCTCCATTgccggcatcttcaaggaggTCGTCACCATCTCGGCCGCCTCCGTCGTGTTCAAGGACAAACTCACcctcatcaacttcatcggcctcatcaccaccatgctggccatcatcgcctACAACTACGTCAAGATTAGCAAGATGCGCGAGGAGGCCCAGGTCCAAGTCCACGTCCGCGTCACCGACGTCGACGCCGGCATGAGCACTAGTGCCAGCGACTTTGAAAACGACGACAGCGCCGAGGAGACAGCTGGGCTCCTTGCGCAGAACATGGAGAGGGGCGACGCCCTCGTCACGTCCGACGGCGATATTCAGCCCAACGGCGTGCGGTCCTCGCACCAAAGAGATGCGTCGAGAGATCGCCTACTAAGAAGGGACAGCTAA
- a CDS encoding RNA recognition motif domain-containing protein: protein MSHPPPPGTNLPARPPASTSRPGFRSSFNPSGQSSAAPASSSSTPSYSNANSARAAAASSYPAAQAHYGSSYSSYPSHAAGSSVNRSASGYSYPQAGNQQQHYPQQQQAQSYAPHAYSQQQSQSYQGQSYQAQPYQAQQYQAAPRIQNPFPTPGAAAAAGPDYDPDMAAQIAQWQSAYGPRETDKDGKPVPAPEYAKPEVVDPTAQTDKKKTVVREGGGKKWTDDTLLEWDPSHLRLFVGNLAGETTDESLLKAFARWKSVQKARVIRDKRTTKSKGYGFVSFSDADDFFQAAKEMHGKYIQSHPVVVKKANTEIKATNVKNKGHNNKKKGGNSGSGNRGNDSGAGGYEPNLGPRSGSGVTKAGQKTKNGLRLLG from the coding sequence ATGTCACATCCACCACCTCCAGGCACGAATCTCCCTGCGCGCCCGCCCGCCAGCACATCGAGGCCAGGCTTCAGATCGAGCTTCAACCCGTCGGGCCAGTCCTCTGCCGCaccggcatcgtcatcgtcgacgCCGTCGTACTCGAATGCAAACTCCGCGCgagcagccgccgcctcgaGCTACCCAGCTGCCCAAGCCCACTATGGCTCGTCCTACTCGAGCTATCCTAGCCACGCTGCGGGCTCGTCCGTGAACCGCTCTGCTTCGGGATACTCGTACCCTCAAGCAGGCAATCAGCAACAACACTATccccagcaacagcaagcGCAAAGCTACGCCCCTCATGCCTattcgcagcagcagtcgCAGTCGTACCAGGGCCAGTCATACCAGGCCCAACCGTACCAGGCCCAGCAGTACCAAGCAGCACCGCGTATCCAGAACCCTTTCCCTACGCcaggtgctgctgctgccgctggaCCTGACTACGACCCGGACATGGCTGCCCAGATTGCCCAATGGCAGAGCGCCTACGGCCCCCGCGAAACcgacaaggacggcaagccCGTGCCGGCGCCAGAGTACGCGAAGCCCGAGGTCGTAGACCCGACTGCGCagacggacaagaagaagactgtTGTTCGAGAGGGCGGCGGCAAGAAGTGGACGGACGACACATTGCTGGAATGGGATCCGTCTCACTTGCGCCTCTTTGTTGGAAACTTGGCTGGCGAAACGACAGACGAGTCTCTCCTCAAGGCGTTTGCTCGGTGGAAATCCGTGCAAAAGGCCAGAGTCATTCGTGATAAGCGCACGACAAAGTCCAAGGGATACGGCTTCGTCAGCTTCAGCGACGCCGATGACTTTTTTCAGGcggccaaggagatgcaCGGCAAATACATCCAGAGCCATCCCGTTGtcgtcaagaaggccaatACGGAGATTAAGGCGACAAATGTTAAGAATAAGGGacacaacaacaagaagaagggcggcaaCAGTGGTAGTGGGAACCGCGGAAATGATTCCGGGGCTGGAGGGTATGAGCCGAATCTTGGTCCTCGATCGGGTTCTGGCGTTACCAAGGCTGggcagaagacgaagaatgGTTTACGCCTTTTGGGTTAA